attttctcggTATCCGCATACAACAACAATCCCTTATTGTTCATTTTACGTATTCTATTGTACAatttatgttttcgttctttcaCATTGTTAAAGGAAACCAAAGGCTGCCTTTTGAAATGAACTTTTATTAAGCTTTTCGGTCACACCGCAGGTTTTTTAGCTGTAGCTTTTGATGGTCTTCTGGATCCAGGCAAGGTGCTCGTACACGTCGGTGTAGACGTTGGGTTTGTCCGGGTATTCGCAGATCTGGTACCTGTTGAAGGACACAACACCGACCGCCTCCCCGTCGCACACCAGAGGGCCACCAGAATCTCCCTGGGAGGAGCAAGAGGATCTTTAGCTTCTTCATTCTGAGATTGAAGATGTCTGCAGCGTTTCTAAACCATCTGACGTGTTCTACTAAGAGAGGAAACCCACCTGACAGAATCCTTTCCTGGTTTCATACCCGCCTGCGCAGATAACTTTGTCGGGGAGACGACCCCAAATCTCCTGACATTCCTCCAGGTCGAGGATGGTGACATCCACCACTCTCAGATCATCACTTTTGTAGGTCTTCTCCGTACGTCCCCATCCGGCCACGTGGCACCTCCGCCCACCGTTTGTTTTAGATGTGGCGAGAGGAATCGTTTGTACCGCTTTGTCCAGTTTAACCTTCGAGGAAAGCTGGAGACGCACAACGTTAAAATGAATCCAATCTCTGCGATTTGGAGATGACCCAACAACGCTCTGATGCCACGTGGATTTAAATGCTTACTTTGAGGAGCATGATGTCATAACCGTGTCCTACACTTGAATAGGATGGGTGTTTGTATCTGCCTTCGACGTCCATTAATTTTCTATTGTTATCGTTGAGATTGTTGATGCCAACAGCAACCTGTTCGATTTTACTGAATGAGACATGACAGACCGGATGGTCACATATCTTGCATTACGTGATTTAAATATTGCCGGAGGAAGACATGTTACTCA
This Gasterosteus aculeatus chromosome 8, fGasAcu3.hap1.1, whole genome shotgun sequence DNA region includes the following protein-coding sequences:
- the LOC120823465 gene encoding serine protease 1 isoform X2, with protein sequence MLAAHKLLLLHLLASLGPIDGSKIINGTIAPEHSLPYMVSVQSADDHINGHICGGFLVSEDFVLTAAHCDNKIEQVAVGINNLNDNNRKLMDVEGRYKHPSYSSVGHGYDIMLLKLSSKVKLDKAVQTIPLATSKTNGGRRCHVAGWGRTEKTYKSDDLRVVDVTILDLEECQEIWGRLPDKVICAGGYETRKGFCQGDSGGPLVCDGEAVGVVSFNRYQICEYPDKPNVYTDVYEHLAWIQKTIKSYS
- the LOC120823465 gene encoding serine protease 1 isoform X1, translated to MLAAHKLLLLHLLASLGPIADGSKIINGTIAPEHSLPYMVSVQSADDHINGHICGGFLVSEDFVLTAAHCDNKIEQVAVGINNLNDNNRKLMDVEGRYKHPSYSSVGHGYDIMLLKLSSKVKLDKAVQTIPLATSKTNGGRRCHVAGWGRTEKTYKSDDLRVVDVTILDLEECQEIWGRLPDKVICAGGYETRKGFCQGDSGGPLVCDGEAVGVVSFNRYQICEYPDKPNVYTDVYEHLAWIQKTIKSYS